A single window of Pygocentrus nattereri isolate fPygNat1 chromosome 24, fPygNat1.pri, whole genome shotgun sequence DNA harbors:
- the ppox gene encoding protoporphyrinogen oxidase — protein sequence MQKTVAVLGGGIGGLSTCYHLSKSIQVSKVVLLEASGRCGGWVSTTRREDGAVFEHGPRGVRPAGTTGKYILNMLTELGLESEILPVPHHHVASKNRFLYVKGQLHKMPSGLGGVVRTIPPFSSPIMLSVLKEVLVSKGTQEDESVHAFVSRRLGSELADIAIDALCRGVFAGDSRKLSVRSCFPPLYSAEKARGSILLGMLMGYEKRPPVVRSALLQRAQKERWAQWSLRRGMQALPEALEETLRGHERVEVHYNAPVRRLDNTAAGWEIKLEDGSTLKADHVISAVPAAALAAVLPPAAQPLSQQLRGIPTATVGMVNLEFSGSVLPVTGFGHLVPSSEDRGLLGVVYDSVPFPEHNRAGEPTTRLTIMMGGSWFEEVFGQPDHVTEQELLDRAAEALKTHLGITDAPLWSKAAVLKNCIPQYHLGHWKRLETMRQYISDASLPLSLAGASYDGVSISDVISSGRQAAERLLGKV from the exons ATGCAGAAGACGGTGGCTGTCCTGGGGGGTGGTATCGGGGGTCTGTCCACCTGCTACCATCTCAGCAAGAGCATACAGGTGTCTAAg GTGGTGCTGTTGGAGGCGAGTGGGCGCTGTGGTGGCTGGGTGAGCACCACACGGAGAGAGGATGGAGCTGTGTTTGAACATGGACCCCGGGGGGTCCGACCGGCCGGGACCACGGGGAAATACATCCTAAACATG CTGACTGAACTGGGTTTGGAGAGTGAGATTCTGCCCGTTCCTCATCACCACGTGGCATCTAAAAACCGTTTCCTCTACGTAAAAGGACAGTTGCACAAGATGCCGTCCGGACTCGG TGGGGTTGTGCGCACCATCCCTCCCTTCTCCAGTCCCATAATGCTCAGCGTGCTGAAGGAAGTTTTGGTCAGCAAGGGGACACAGGAGGATGAGTCCGTTCATGCGTTTGTGTCCAGAAGACTGGGCTCTGAG TTAGCAGATATAGCGATCGATGCTCTGTGTCGTGGTGTGTTCGCGGGGGACTCCAGGAAGCTTAGTGTACGCTCGTGTTTCCCACCGCTCTACAGTGCAGAAAAGGCCCGGGGGTCCATCCTGCTGGGGATGCTGATGGGTTACG AAAAGCGCCCCCCGGTGGTCCGTTCAGCACTGTTGCAACGGGCTCAGAAGGAGCGGTGGGCTCAGTGGAGTCTCAGACGGGGCATGCAGGCACTTCCCGAGGCTCTAGAGGAGACACTGAGGGGGCATGAGAGGGTGGAGGTCCATTACAATGCCCCCGTCAGGAGGCTGGACAACACAGCAGCCGGCTGGGAG ATCAAGCTGGAGGATGGAAGCACGTTGAAAGCTGATCATGTGATTTCTGCTGTACCTGCAGCAG CTTTGGCCGCAGTGCTGCCCCCTGCTGCCCAGCCTCTGTCACAACAGCTGCGAGGGATTCCCACAGCGACCGTAGGGATGGTCAACCTGGAGTTCAGCGGCTCTGTGCTGCCAGTAACG GGTTTTGGTCACTTGGTCCCCTCCTCTGAGGATCGGGGGCTGTTGGGGGTGGTCTATGACTCCGTCCCGTTTCCAGAGCACAACCGTGCAGGAGAACCTACAACCAGACTGACA atAATGATGGGAGGCTCTTGGTTTGAGGAGGTTTTCGGCCAGCCAGACCACGTGACGGAGCAGGAGCTGCTGGATCGGGCCGCTGAGGCGCTGAAGACACACCTGGGCATCACTGACGCACCTTTATGGAGTAAAGCAGCTGTGCTGAAG aACTGCATCCCGCAGTATCATCTGGGACACTGGAAACGGCTTG AAACAATGAGGCAGTACATCAGTGACGCCAGCCTGCCGCTCTCTCTGGCTGGAGCTTCCTATGACGGCGTCTCCATCAGTGATGTCATATCCAGTGGTCGACAGGCAGCAGAGAGACTTTTGGGAAAAGTCTGA